The segment TAAAGTCAAGCATGTTGCCTACATTCTGGCGGATATCATTGGCATAGAAAAAAGGATTAACGAAAAGGATTaatgaaaagggaaatagGAACTAAGTCAAATGAATTATAAGGTAACGCGAATGAACTATATTTGACAGATTaataaacagtagcaaactggATCTCAAAGTGTAAGGTTGTAATTGCACAGCACGAAGACCATCCGAAAATTCACACATttggtccttcgaaccggatttTTCGTGTTGAGTGAAAGTTTTACTCAGTAATTGTTTTACGAACAATTATCTCGGTTTACGTCTACGACGTACGCAGTGTCTTACGgacaattgttttcttcgacgTTCACGACGTCAAGACCGCGAAGCAAGTGTTAGGAGAACATTCGACGAGTTCCTCGTCAATTGTGAACACTGATTTGCACAACGAGTGCAACGCAAAGGATTTGCACAACGAGTGCAACGCAAGGGATTTGCACAACGGGTGCAACGCAAACAACAGTGCAGTGAGAAAGAGTGCACACAATACGAAGTTAGTGAAAGTCGCCTACGCATCTCACCGCATCTCGATAGTGCTGCATCATCTAACCGCCATCACGTTTTGCGCGCCATCAAAGTTTGAGAGAGTTCGCGCGCATTTGATCTTCCAGCGCGTCACCGGTTAACCCTTGGGGGACAGCGAAAAAAGGCcacagtgaaaacaaaaaaacttttaagagaaatggagaaaaaactcAAAGCGGCTCAGCATAAAAAGAAGGTTGCGTTGGAGAATATCAAATCGCTTGAAAGATTTGTGACCACGTTCTCCAAGGATGAAGTGGGTCAGCTTCCAGGTGCATTGGAGAGGCTTCAGCAGCAAAAGGAGGATTTCTTCGCAGCGATGGCGAAATTAGAAGAACTCGATGATAGCAGTGAAGCGTTGGAATCGTGTATCAGCGATAGGATTGACATGGAGGAGCGTTGCCAACGTTTGAAGGCATTCTTGCGGACGAATCTTCCGAAGGAGACACCAGATTCTTCGATGCTGGCAAACTCAACAATGGCATTTGGACGGCCAACTGCAACCAATCTTCGGCTTCCAAAAATCGAATTGCCTACGTTCGCCGGTGACTCTACAAAATGGCTCTCGTTTCGCGACCGTTTTGTATCGATGATCGATGATTCGGCAGAATTGTCATCGATTGCTAAACTGCAGTATCTACTGTCATCTTTAAAGGGCGACGCTGCTTTACCCTTCGAGCACACACCgttaacaaacgaaaactacGCGGTCACTTGGAAGGCGCTGTTGAAAAGATACGACAATACACGTAGCCTTATTCGTGAGTATTGGCGGaaacttcattttcttccggtgGTAAAATCAGATAGCGTCGAAAATCTAACTAATTTAGTGGATGAATTCACACGGCATTTGAATGGTTTGGCCAAGCTGAAAGAACCTGTGGAGGCATGGGATACTCCTTTGTCCAACATGCTGCTGATGAAGTTCGACAGCGAGACCATTCTTGCGTGGGAGAAGCATTCCGTCCACTTCGAGCGGGACAAATATCAGGAACTGATGAAATTTGTCGAAGATCGGATCCAGATCCTCAAATCCACTAAAAGCCTTACCATTGTAGAGGATTCGACGATTAAGGTGGCCGGCAACGCACGGCAAAATACCTCACGGAGAGCCATTACAAACACCGCAGCCATTCATAAATCCTCGGGGCAACCACGGTGTTTATTGGAGTGCGCTGAAAATCACTCGCTACGCATGTGTCCAATATTCAACGGCAAGGATGTGCAGCAGCGACGCGACATCGTGGCAAAGAAGCGCTGTTGCTGGAATTGCCTAAGCAATACGCATCTAGCGAAGGACTGCAAGTCGGATCGGTCCTGTCGCACGTGTGGGGAGCGTCATCATTCACTGCTACACATTTCTTCGACGATATCGATGGGAGTGAACTCGGAAGACGAAACGGTGTTCCTTGAGACGGCGGTGCTACATCTCGTCGATGACTACGGAACAAGGCACGAGGCGAGAGCGCTTCTCGATTCCGGATCGATGTCTAACTTCATCTCGGAAGCGTTCGCTCGGAAATTAATGGCCTCTCGGTCTAAGGTCAACGTTTCCATCTCTGGCATCGGTATGGCGTCGCAGTTGGTGAACGGGTCGATTGTGGCAACCGTCCAGTCGAAGATACAACCATTCGCGACTCAAATGGAATTCCTGATCCTGAATAACCCATCGGCGGACATCCCAACGACTCCCACTGACGTGTCTTCCTGGAGGATGCCGGTAGATGCAGTTTTGGCGGATCCATCGTTCTACATCCCAGGCAGAATTGACATCGTCATCGGGGGAGATGCGTTCTGGGAGATTCATTCCGGAAGGAAACGGTCGCTTGGCAAGGGACGTCCGTGGCTGGTCGAGACTCCCTTCGGTTGGGTCGTCGCGGGTAACACTGCCCAAGCTGCAAAGGAGGCTCCACGAATTTGCCATCTGGCTACGTCAGACACCCCACTGGAAGCGATCCTGAACCGGTTCTGGGAATGCGAAACACTTCCCAACGAAGCAACGTTTTCGGCCGAGGAGGACCTCTGCGAGAAACATTACGTTTCTACGACGACTCGGGACGCTGCGGGAAGGTATGTGGTTAGTTTACCGTTTAACTCGAATGCCAATACAATTTTAGGAGCTTCTAAGGAGATCGCCGATCGCCGGTGGGCGGGAATGGAACGTCGGCTGAATTCCAACCCGCAAATGAAAGAGGCATACATCAAGTTTATGAAGGACTACGAGCGTTTGGGGCACATGAAGAAACTTAGCGAACCCGTTGATGATTCAGTTCCGCATTACTATCTGCCGCATCATGCAGTAGTAAAGGAGACCAGTATGACCACTAAGGCTAGGGTTGTCTTTGATGCATCCTGCAAGACAACTTCCGGGTTTTCACTAAACGACACTTTGCTCATCGGTCCGGTAGTACAGCAAGATCTGCTTTCGATTGTCATGCGTTTTCGGGCTCATGCGATAGCAATTACTGCAGACGTGGAGAAAATGTATCGTCAATTCCTTCATCACGCCCAAGACAAGAATTTTCTTCGCATTCGGTACAGAGAAAATTCCGCAGAACCCATAAGCACCTACGAACTACAAACGGTTACCTACGGCACGGCATCGGCACCATTCTTAGCTACACGAACTCTGAAGCAGATTGCAAACGATCATGGGGAGCAATATCCACGCGCAGTTAGCCCTGTACTGTACGATTTCTACGTGGATGACCTACTAACCGGTGCTGACGATCAAACAGATGCAATCGAAATAGTGAGCCAAGTTACAGAAATGCTGCAGTCAGCTGGTTTATCGCTAAAAAAGTGGGCATCGAACATACCTGAAGTGCTCTCTCGCATTCCACCAGAAGACGTAGCGA is part of the Anopheles ziemanni unplaced genomic scaffold, idAnoZiCoDA_A2_x.2 U_93, whole genome shotgun sequence genome and harbors:
- the LOC131292815 gene encoding uncharacterized protein LOC131292815, whose product is MEKKLKAAQHKKKVALENIKSLERFVTTFSKDEVGQLPGALERLQQQKEDFFAAMAKLEELDDSSEALESCISDRIDMEERCQRLKAFLRTNLPKETPDSSMLANSTMAFGRPTATNLRLPKIELPTFAGDSTKWLSFRDRFVSMIDDSAELSSIAKLQYLLSSLKGDAALPFEHTPLTNENYAVTWKALLKRYDNTRSLIREYWRKLHFLPVVKSDSVENLTNLVDEFTRHLNGLAKLKEPVEAWDTPLSNMLLMKFDSETILAWEKHSVHFERDKYQELMKFVEDRIQILKSTKSLTIVEDSTIKVAGNARQNTSRRAITNTAAIHKSSGQPRCLLECAENHSLRMCPIFNGKDVQQRRDIVAKKRCCWNCLSNTHLAKDCKSDRSCRTCGERHHSLLHISSTISMGVNSEDETVFLETAVLHLVDDYGTRHEARALLDSGSMSNFISEAFARKLMASRSKVNVSISGIGMASQLVNGSIVATVQSKIQPFATQMEFLILNNPSADIPTTPTDVSSWRMPVDAVLADPSFYIPGRIDIVIGGDAFWEIHSGRKRSLGKGRPWLVETPFGWVVAGNTAQAAKEAPRICHLATSDTPLEAILNRFWECETLPNEATFSAEEDLCEKHYVSTTTRDAAGRYVVSLPFNSNANTILGASKEIADRRWAGMERRLNSNPQMKEAYIKFMKDYERLGHMKKLSEPVDDSVPHYYLPHHAVVKETSMTTKARVVFDASCKTTSGFSLNDTLLIGPVVQQDLLSIVMRFRAHAIAITADVEKMYRQFLHHAQDKNFLRIRYRENSAEPISTYELQTVTYGTASAPFLATRTLKQIANDHGEQYPRAVSPVLYDFYVDDLLTGADDQTDAIEIVSQVTEMLQSAGLSLKKWASNIPEVLSRIPPEDVAILPTYELRDAQCVSTLGLVWEPALDLLRFRIDLPSTAPIWTRRITMSYIAKIFDPLGLLGPAITVAKLFMQQLWLLKQDGKAWDWDVELPSQVQKEWHKFYSTLHLLRE